In Bdellovibrio sp. GT3, one genomic interval encodes:
- the rfaE2 gene encoding D-glycero-beta-D-manno-heptose 1-phosphate adenylyltransferase gives MGQVRKFDDISEALAPLRSAGKKIVFTNGCFDLLHVGHVRYLQEAQALGDVLVVGVNSDASVKRLKGPTRPVQIENDRAEILAALGCVNFSVIFTEDTPENLIKKVKPDILVKGGDWKIEQIVGGTFVAGYGGQVMSLQFIDGKSTTKLIEKAQLESKS, from the coding sequence ATGGGCCAAGTTCGTAAGTTTGATGATATCTCTGAAGCCTTGGCTCCGCTTCGCTCTGCCGGCAAAAAAATTGTTTTCACCAATGGCTGTTTTGATCTGCTGCATGTGGGTCACGTTCGTTACCTGCAGGAGGCTCAAGCCCTGGGTGACGTTCTGGTTGTGGGAGTGAACTCTGATGCCAGCGTAAAGCGCCTTAAAGGTCCAACTCGTCCCGTGCAAATTGAAAATGATCGCGCAGAAATTCTGGCAGCATTGGGTTGCGTGAATTTTTCTGTGATCTTTACTGAAGACACACCGGAAAATCTGATCAAGAAAGTTAAGCCCGACATTCTGGTAAAAGGTGGCGACTGGAAAATTGAACAGATCGTGGGTGGAACTTTTGTTGCGGGCTATGGTGGCCAAGTGATGTCTTTGCAGTTCATTGATGGCAAATCCACCACAAAGCTTATTGAAAAAGCTCAATTAGAATCTAAATCCTAA
- a CDS encoding RDD family protein, translating to MDPFEEFEFKPLTDGLGFHKKKAAAAKADADVDSFASTPSPTLLKNQGLELLEEGSTDPLRPPLPRKKSSIESQVPSAPGYLTEVGGDASPSSSTAAVDEILKTLQKNRRLEFDESKSKTKITAQTKQEYKSTYFSFSAGLLDGMLVIAASLLCLILLVSIARIDLVANLTNPDENFLIYFSTFGIFAGVAFIYLTVNRIFTGATPGEWAFDQRVGKPEELNSGLFYLKVAARSLLVIATGFFVFPVISALFNKDFAGKITGARLLKKV from the coding sequence ATGGATCCTTTCGAAGAGTTTGAATTTAAGCCCCTCACGGATGGTCTAGGTTTCCACAAAAAGAAGGCAGCGGCTGCAAAAGCTGATGCTGATGTGGACTCGTTTGCTTCCACTCCATCCCCGACTCTTTTGAAAAACCAAGGCTTGGAATTGCTGGAAGAAGGTTCTACGGATCCACTTCGTCCACCACTTCCCCGCAAAAAGTCCAGTATCGAATCTCAAGTTCCTTCTGCTCCGGGTTACCTGACAGAAGTGGGCGGCGATGCCTCCCCAAGTTCTTCAACAGCTGCGGTTGATGAGATTCTTAAAACTCTTCAAAAAAACCGCCGCTTGGAATTTGATGAGTCAAAATCAAAAACCAAAATCACAGCTCAAACCAAACAAGAGTACAAAAGCACGTATTTCAGCTTTTCAGCAGGCTTGCTGGATGGAATGCTTGTTATCGCAGCCAGCCTTCTGTGCCTGATCCTGCTGGTCTCTATCGCTCGCATCGATCTTGTGGCAAACTTGACGAATCCGGATGAAAACTTCCTGATTTACTTCTCGACGTTCGGAATTTTCGCGGGTGTTGCTTTCATTTACCTGACTGTGAACCGCATCTTCACGGGTGCCACTCCAGGTGAGTGGGCTTTCGATCAACGCGTAGGCAAACCTGAAGAACTTAACTCAGGTCTGTTTTACCTTAAAGTTGCCGCTCGCAGCCTTTTGGTGATCGCGACTGGATTCTTTGTATTTCCGGTTATATCAGCTCTTTTCAACAAAGACTTTGCTGGTAAGATCACAGGTGCGCGCCTTCTTAAGAAAGTATAG
- a CDS encoding RsmE family RNA methyltransferase produces MRRYWIDKKDLFGDQVNFTGDVFHHIFDVCRQEEGSKFEVLTEDSKAYFVEVTQVSKKNAVARIIEERDIPQLKTPHIHLALSVSRFPVMDAVMEKSVEMGVKSIQPFFSEFSFVRSGEKISENKTDRWDKIVKSATQQSGRGDLMKIHAPVNFDKLAGIINQNDSSVGLFAYEGSSTLSIKEYISKVKASHTQGISNIWIIVGSEGGFSHSEVQKFQDLGLHPVTLGPQVLRVETACMALVSVLKYDFDLMV; encoded by the coding sequence ATGAGACGCTATTGGATCGACAAAAAAGATCTATTCGGAGATCAGGTTAATTTCACTGGAGATGTGTTTCATCACATCTTCGATGTTTGTCGCCAGGAAGAAGGATCGAAATTCGAAGTTCTTACTGAAGACAGCAAAGCTTACTTTGTCGAAGTCACTCAGGTTTCAAAAAAAAACGCTGTCGCGCGTATCATCGAAGAACGTGATATTCCTCAATTAAAAACTCCGCACATTCACCTGGCTCTTTCGGTCTCACGTTTTCCCGTCATGGATGCAGTGATGGAAAAATCTGTGGAAATGGGTGTAAAAAGCATTCAACCGTTTTTCTCTGAATTCAGTTTCGTTCGCTCCGGCGAAAAGATCTCTGAAAACAAAACGGACCGCTGGGATAAAATCGTGAAATCCGCGACCCAACAATCGGGGCGTGGTGATCTGATGAAAATTCACGCACCGGTGAACTTTGATAAGCTTGCTGGCATCATTAACCAAAATGACTCTTCCGTGGGTCTATTTGCATATGAAGGCTCGTCAACGCTAAGCATTAAAGAATACATCAGCAAAGTTAAAGCGTCTCACACCCAAGGTATCTCCAACATTTGGATTATCGTGGGTAGCGAAGGCGGCTTTTCCCATTCCGAAGTTCAAAAATTCCAGGACCTAGGCCTTCATCCAGTCACCTTGGGACCCCAAGTTTTGCGAGTTGAAACGGCTTGCATGGCCTTGGTATCAGTCCTAAAGTATGACTTTGATCTGATGGTTTAA
- a CDS encoding 50S ribosomal protein L11 methyltransferase, with protein sequence MKKWRILVTTQGMSDNKYFRVRLSQVPADLEDIITTHSFSCGASGVTEALVFTQPDLTYDPTLVNVSSHELDVFFPNSPEADFFKGLTEYSALIRWQIYEEENKDWLEEWKKGFKPFRLIGDFWVVPSWLTPPPECKHPIYIDPGMAFGTGTHATTQMMAFFIHKLAEKHKANLADWALLDVGTGTAILAMLAQMSGVGLVAGIEIDPEARRVARENVKLNKLPQIDVPETQLDEMRGTYDVVVANIIDGVLINIKKDLLRVLKPGGHILLTGILEERDNHFFEKFFEGTNLEVVRRLEKDEWVGYWAKSTENA encoded by the coding sequence TTGAAAAAGTGGCGGATTCTGGTAACAACTCAGGGAATGAGTGACAATAAATATTTCCGCGTTCGTTTAAGCCAGGTTCCTGCTGATCTTGAAGACATTATTACCACACACAGCTTTAGTTGTGGCGCTTCCGGCGTCACTGAAGCTTTGGTCTTCACCCAACCCGATTTAACCTATGATCCAACTCTCGTGAACGTATCGTCTCACGAATTGGATGTATTCTTCCCCAACTCCCCTGAAGCTGATTTTTTCAAAGGCCTGACTGAATACAGTGCTTTGATCCGTTGGCAGATTTACGAAGAAGAAAACAAAGACTGGCTTGAAGAGTGGAAAAAAGGTTTCAAACCTTTCCGCTTGATTGGTGACTTTTGGGTTGTGCCTTCGTGGCTGACTCCCCCACCGGAATGCAAACACCCGATCTATATCGATCCGGGCATGGCATTCGGTACAGGCACTCATGCAACAACACAGATGATGGCCTTTTTCATCCACAAGCTGGCTGAAAAACACAAAGCCAACCTGGCAGACTGGGCGTTGCTTGATGTCGGCACTGGGACTGCGATCCTGGCAATGCTGGCTCAGATGAGTGGTGTTGGATTGGTTGCAGGGATCGAAATTGATCCTGAAGCGCGCCGCGTGGCTCGTGAAAATGTGAAACTGAACAAACTTCCGCAAATCGATGTTCCGGAAACTCAACTGGATGAAATGCGCGGGACTTATGACGTTGTTGTTGCCAACATCATCGATGGCGTTTTGATCAATATCAAAAAAGACCTGTTACGCGTACTGAAACCAGGCGGTCACATTTTGCTGACTGGTATCCTTGAAGAGCGTGACAATCACTTCTTTGAAAAATTCTTTGAAGGAACCAACCTTGAAGTCGTTCGTCGTCTGGAAAAAGACGAATGGGTTGGCTACTGGGCAAAATCCACAGAAAACGCGTAA
- a CDS encoding tail fiber domain-containing protein has translation MRTRTSLILILTAMLALPALGGLDHLSYQGRILKTDGSPLEHNSVSFIFEITNPNGNCVIYREQKNGVNLTGTGGVFDVPIGSGIKLFPTSPTVGLLDVFSNASALDCGDGSNNVSGSYTPSALHGRLLFVKFHDGVGWNSITPETEIRAVPYAAYAKSASTAQTLNGKTATEFIEKITIPTCPADTFLTFQSGAFSCAGVTGAAGGTVTNVTSGNSYLTIINGTTAPALTLNVGTGANTVAAGNDSRFGNALTIQSVSVDATAPTTGQVLKYDGSKWAPAADSTNSGTVTSVSGTAGQISVATGTTTPVISLSNVGTAGTYSKVTTDAQGRVTSGSALAATDIPALDFSKITSGLPNTLTGYGITDAIRNLGGTPGFKSGTNATKGAAGTAGNIHISTDTKEIYRDNGTTWDLVGSASGTGGTITGVTASTGLTGGGTSGSVSLAVNVGTGANQIVQLDASSKLPAVDGSALTNLNPSALSTVVPVSKGGTGQATATLGFNALSPLTTKGDLISRDGTNNIRLSVGADGQVLTADSAQSSGLKWATPTTGTVTSVSATAPLSVATGTTTPAISISNGSATGQILRWSGSAWNATKHTYTDLINSTSASPWPSVTCTAGQAVIWSSASDSFLCSTITITGSNFASQSASTVFAGPTTGSAAPTFRALASTDLPLTGATGVYVNGGNSFGTNATVGTNDANNFSLKAGGSSALTVTPAGLVGIGISPLFKFHVYQNQNSVTEGRIENLIATGNTSAGARFQIVANDSSGQLAAYPADYSVTAYQDRFILAANSTASNGLLLTTNTTAPIDLIANGATNPALRVTSTNQVALGTTSVTGRLSNTPTNYGDLAVGMTFNSFNWYQQDAIGWAGSFASAGEQGLVVATDTTTGTVFQASSGAYNVGTARRANPILTVKGTGFVGIGTISPVSGLNVVADNKTDTYDDINIHTYSATTTPGFLMTRGRGTADTPSPLLSADLIGGIHFRGWSSATTIGSAASVQAAAEANWTSTSTPASLRFIVNSGTTTIEGMRIMPSGNVGIGTTSPISTLDVDGAITANGGGNINMRAPTTSTYDSGDLVWYNSDGTEKSRINAGTGATGFLYFSVGSPTSTKMTINNNGDVGIGTISPSYRLHVVGTAGLSTGTAWTNASDSRLKDIHGDYEYGLKEILKLHTVRYSYKKDNPLQLPSDFQKTGFIAQEVQKVIPDAVSKRKDGYLELNVDPIHWAVVNAIKDLYHNWFNDSQDIHQKITQQQREIASLKEENARLKQNDQKREERLQRLEQRLDALGNVSK, from the coding sequence ATGAGAACCCGTACGTCCCTTATTCTCATTCTAACAGCCATGCTGGCTCTTCCCGCTTTGGGAGGCCTGGACCATCTGTCGTATCAAGGTCGCATCTTAAAGACCGACGGCAGTCCCTTGGAACACAATAGTGTCAGTTTCATTTTCGAAATAACCAATCCAAATGGAAATTGCGTTATTTATCGTGAACAGAAAAATGGTGTTAATCTTACCGGTACTGGCGGTGTATTCGATGTGCCGATTGGCTCGGGTATTAAGCTATTCCCAACGTCACCTACGGTGGGCTTGTTGGATGTTTTCTCAAACGCTTCAGCACTGGATTGCGGAGACGGATCAAACAATGTTTCAGGCTCTTATACTCCTTCGGCTTTGCATGGCCGTTTATTGTTCGTAAAATTCCACGACGGAGTGGGTTGGAATTCCATTACACCAGAAACTGAAATTCGTGCGGTTCCTTATGCCGCTTATGCAAAGTCTGCAAGCACGGCACAGACTCTGAACGGTAAAACTGCCACTGAGTTTATTGAGAAAATCACGATCCCCACTTGTCCTGCTGATACATTTTTAACATTTCAAAGTGGAGCATTTAGCTGCGCCGGAGTCACAGGTGCTGCAGGTGGAACCGTGACCAATGTCACTTCCGGCAACTCCTATCTGACGATAATCAATGGCACGACAGCACCAGCTCTGACCTTAAATGTGGGAACTGGAGCAAATACCGTCGCTGCAGGTAATGACTCGCGCTTTGGCAACGCCCTAACCATTCAATCCGTCAGCGTCGATGCGACAGCACCAACGACGGGCCAGGTCCTTAAATATGACGGCTCCAAGTGGGCTCCTGCAGCGGATTCTACGAACTCTGGAACTGTCACCTCTGTCAGTGGAACTGCCGGGCAGATCTCGGTTGCAACGGGCACAACAACGCCGGTCATTTCACTATCGAATGTGGGGACCGCTGGCACATATTCTAAAGTTACAACAGATGCACAGGGCCGCGTGACTTCCGGAAGTGCCTTAGCAGCGACTGATATTCCTGCATTGGATTTTTCAAAAATTACTTCAGGCTTACCAAATACGTTAACTGGCTATGGTATCACAGACGCCATCAGAAACCTTGGAGGCACACCAGGGTTTAAATCCGGAACGAATGCTACCAAAGGAGCAGCCGGAACTGCTGGCAATATCCACATCTCTACCGACACCAAAGAAATCTACCGCGACAATGGTACGACTTGGGATCTGGTGGGTTCTGCTTCTGGCACTGGTGGAACTATCACTGGCGTTACAGCAAGTACCGGCCTGACTGGTGGAGGCACTTCCGGTTCTGTCAGCTTGGCTGTCAATGTCGGCACGGGTGCGAATCAAATAGTCCAACTTGATGCCTCATCAAAACTACCGGCCGTTGATGGTTCTGCCCTTACCAACTTAAATCCTTCTGCACTTTCTACGGTTGTCCCCGTATCCAAAGGGGGTACCGGTCAAGCGACTGCCACTTTGGGGTTCAATGCTTTAAGCCCTTTAACAACCAAAGGTGATTTAATCTCCCGAGATGGCACAAATAATATTCGTTTATCAGTGGGTGCTGATGGCCAAGTCCTTACTGCCGACAGTGCACAATCCAGTGGTTTAAAATGGGCGACTCCTACAACTGGAACAGTAACAAGCGTTTCAGCAACTGCGCCATTAAGTGTTGCAACGGGCACCACAACACCGGCTATTTCAATCTCAAATGGTTCAGCCACCGGTCAAATATTGCGCTGGAGTGGCTCCGCATGGAATGCGACCAAACATACTTACACGGACTTGATTAACTCCACTTCTGCAAGTCCTTGGCCATCGGTCACGTGTACTGCAGGTCAGGCCGTCATCTGGAGCTCTGCTTCTGATTCTTTCTTGTGTTCTACAATTACGATAACTGGTTCGAACTTTGCTTCACAGTCAGCGAGTACAGTATTTGCGGGCCCGACCACAGGGTCTGCTGCCCCAACATTCCGCGCATTGGCTTCGACTGATTTACCACTGACGGGCGCCACGGGTGTTTATGTAAACGGTGGAAATAGCTTTGGAACCAATGCAACCGTGGGCACGAATGACGCCAATAATTTTTCTCTGAAAGCCGGTGGCAGTTCTGCACTCACCGTTACTCCGGCTGGTTTGGTTGGTATTGGTATCAGTCCTCTTTTCAAATTTCACGTTTATCAAAATCAAAACTCTGTCACCGAGGGCCGAATTGAAAATCTGATTGCCACCGGCAACACCAGTGCTGGGGCACGTTTTCAGATCGTCGCCAATGATTCCAGTGGGCAGCTGGCTGCTTATCCGGCTGACTACTCGGTGACTGCGTATCAGGATCGTTTCATCCTGGCAGCCAATTCCACAGCTTCGAATGGTTTACTACTGACCACCAATACCACAGCCCCTATTGATCTGATCGCGAACGGTGCCACAAACCCTGCGCTTAGGGTGACTTCCACAAATCAGGTGGCACTTGGTACAACTTCAGTCACTGGACGCCTAAGCAACACACCAACAAACTACGGTGATCTGGCTGTGGGCATGACATTCAATTCCTTTAACTGGTATCAACAGGACGCCATCGGTTGGGCGGGATCATTTGCATCTGCAGGAGAACAAGGGCTCGTTGTTGCCACTGACACCACGACAGGAACTGTTTTCCAAGCGTCTTCAGGGGCCTACAATGTCGGAACAGCACGTCGGGCAAATCCGATTCTGACCGTAAAGGGGACAGGATTTGTAGGTATTGGGACTATTTCTCCCGTTTCGGGCCTCAACGTGGTTGCTGATAACAAAACAGACACCTACGATGATATCAATATACACACTTACAGTGCCACAACGACTCCCGGATTTCTGATGACCCGAGGACGAGGCACCGCTGACACTCCATCTCCACTCCTCAGCGCTGACTTGATTGGTGGTATTCATTTCCGCGGCTGGTCCAGCGCAACGACGATTGGCTCTGCGGCCTCCGTTCAAGCTGCTGCTGAAGCCAATTGGACATCCACTTCGACTCCGGCAAGTTTAAGATTTATAGTGAATAGCGGAACAACCACCATTGAAGGTATGCGCATAATGCCCTCTGGAAATGTCGGCATCGGAACCACATCTCCGATCTCAACATTGGATGTGGATGGTGCCATCACCGCAAATGGTGGAGGCAATATTAATATGAGAGCCCCCACCACCTCCACCTATGACTCAGGGGACCTCGTTTGGTACAACTCTGATGGCACCGAAAAATCCCGTATCAATGCCGGCACGGGAGCCACAGGGTTTCTTTATTTTTCAGTCGGATCACCGACCTCAACCAAAATGACCATTAACAATAATGGTGACGTCGGAATCGGTACAATATCACCTTCCTATCGACTTCATGTCGTCGGAACAGCCGGTCTTTCAACAGGAACTGCCTGGACAAATGCCTCCGATTCAAGGCTTAAGGACATTCATGGTGATTACGAATATGGTCTGAAAGAAATTTTAAAACTTCACACCGTTCGTTATTCCTACAAAAAAGACAACCCATTGCAACTTCCTTCTGATTTCCAAAAAACTGGATTTATCGCACAAGAAGTTCAAAAGGTAATTCCTGATGCCGTTTCCAAACGCAAGGATGGCTACTTGGAATTGAATGTCGATCCAATTCATTGGGCCGTCGTAAACGCCATCAAGGACCTCTATCACAATTGGTTCAATGACTCGCAAGACATTCATCAGAAGATCACACAACAGCAGCGTGAAATCGCTTCTTTGAAAGAAGAAAATGCACGCCTTAAACAAAACGATCAAAAGCGCGAAGAGCGTCTTCAGCGTCTTGAACAACGTTTGGATGCATTAGGGAACGTCTCAAAGTGA
- a CDS encoding EamA family transporter — MNNLNPRLRGIIEISIGSVGFGFLGVFGKTAFNSGLNVGEFLTYRFTLAAMLMWIFMLLFRPQWIRLSLKQILIAALLGIFGYGLFSTLYFTAVDGLSITLAALLLYTYPFWVNVFSHIFTHDKISRNEALCLAGASAGLIMLLWGHIEVRNAWAVLAGLLSGISYAIYVLVSGRVQKNVRPVTSSLYVITFGAIALALFHHPHFENIPHLTSTQASAIFGIAIISTIIPLTLELAALQKLKSSEVALLMMIEPITAAILGMFIFKESLTWLQMTGALIISMMLVINTRLKARP; from the coding sequence ATGAACAACTTAAACCCACGTCTCCGCGGAATTATAGAGATTTCCATTGGCAGCGTGGGTTTTGGTTTTTTAGGCGTCTTTGGTAAAACCGCCTTTAACTCCGGATTGAATGTCGGAGAATTCCTGACCTACCGATTCACACTGGCCGCGATGTTGATGTGGATCTTCATGCTCCTGTTCCGACCTCAATGGATTCGACTTTCCTTAAAACAGATTTTAATTGCGGCTTTATTGGGAATTTTCGGCTACGGCTTGTTTTCCACTCTGTATTTCACAGCTGTGGATGGACTGAGTATCACTTTGGCAGCCCTGCTGCTTTACACCTATCCGTTCTGGGTAAACGTGTTCTCGCATATTTTCACTCATGATAAAATTTCCCGCAACGAAGCTTTGTGCCTGGCTGGGGCCTCTGCAGGATTGATCATGTTATTATGGGGGCACATCGAGGTTCGCAATGCCTGGGCTGTGCTTGCCGGTCTGCTTTCTGGAATCAGCTATGCTATTTATGTTTTGGTTTCAGGCAGAGTTCAGAAAAACGTTCGACCTGTTACTTCCAGCCTGTACGTCATCACTTTTGGCGCGATTGCACTGGCCCTGTTCCATCATCCGCACTTTGAAAACATCCCGCATCTGACTTCAACTCAAGCCTCAGCTATTTTTGGAATTGCCATCATCTCAACAATCATTCCTCTGACTCTGGAACTGGCCGCTTTGCAAAAGTTGAAGAGCTCTGAAGTCGCATTACTGATGATGATTGAACCGATCACCGCAGCCATCCTTGGAATGTTCATTTTCAAAGAGTCCCTCACTTGGTTGCAGATGACCGGAGCGCTGATTATTTCCATGATGCTAGTCATAAATACCCGCCTCAAAGCGAGACCTTGA
- a CDS encoding pseudouridine synthase, with product MSEDNTSQRVRLNKLIADSGLASRRHADKMIEEGMVTVNGKRVYELGVKVDPQHDKILVEGKPLRKPLTQKLYLIFNKPAGVLTTMDDPEGRPTIAEYLGDVPSRVFPVGRLDWDSEGMILLTNDGDYANKVAHPKEEVTKTYLVKLDGKPEPRHLQKLKDGVSIVGGKVSARHIEKIKKSGDNKSEKYEWYKIVITEGKNRQIRQMFAKIGFDVMRLQRVSIGRLRMGAMKVGELMFINDVAANRVFLADDPEDLKVKKNSYKGRAPAQRAAADAKKTAAEKEKAREKKMSAGKKKYAGGKLIAPKGPKRK from the coding sequence ATGTCTGAAGATAACACCTCTCAAAGAGTTAGACTTAATAAACTAATTGCCGACAGTGGCTTGGCTTCCCGCCGCCACGCCGACAAAATGATCGAAGAAGGCATGGTCACAGTGAACGGCAAGCGCGTGTACGAGCTTGGCGTGAAAGTAGACCCTCAGCACGACAAAATCCTGGTTGAAGGCAAGCCTCTTCGCAAACCACTTACTCAAAAACTTTATCTTATCTTCAATAAGCCAGCTGGTGTTTTGACGACAATGGACGACCCTGAGGGCCGCCCAACAATCGCTGAGTACCTTGGTGATGTTCCGTCACGCGTATTCCCTGTGGGTCGTCTGGACTGGGATTCTGAAGGTATGATTCTTTTGACCAACGATGGTGATTACGCCAACAAAGTGGCGCATCCAAAAGAGGAAGTAACGAAAACTTACCTGGTTAAATTGGATGGCAAACCAGAGCCTCGCCACTTGCAAAAACTGAAAGATGGCGTGTCCATCGTTGGCGGTAAAGTTTCTGCCCGTCACATCGAAAAAATTAAAAAATCCGGCGACAACAAATCTGAAAAGTACGAATGGTACAAAATCGTGATCACTGAGGGTAAGAACCGTCAGATCCGTCAGATGTTCGCAAAAATCGGTTTCGACGTGATGAGACTTCAACGTGTATCCATTGGTCGCTTGCGCATGGGTGCGATGAAAGTTGGCGAGTTGATGTTCATCAATGACGTAGCTGCAAACCGTGTGTTCTTGGCGGATGATCCAGAAGACTTAAAAGTTAAAAAGAATTCTTATAAAGGCAGAGCTCCGGCTCAAAGAGCGGCAGCAGATGCCAAGAAAACAGCTGCTGAAAAAGAAAAAGCTCGCGAGAAGAAAATGAGCGCCGGCAAAAAGAAATATGCTGGTGGTAAATTGATCGCTCCTAAAGGTCCGAAAAGAAAATAA
- a CDS encoding substrate-binding periplasmic protein, with amino-acid sequence MGAAAAESHRPIALRYRQRSPYIEKKWGKLSGTCGDVAVAAFKKAKIEVTEVETPFFRQIAQFESGEQICSIAWLKTVKREQTLKFSEPICEDGPWIVVGHKGSVKPTTPSAEDLLKDSSLKVLRRSQFSFGEVLDSLIEKYKTPLISVENSDLKQIFDIILAGRADYTFLPAREFEHLVEKLQLPEKEFVVLRPDDLKGPHYRYLMCTMSVPDAVIKKFNKAISSAN; translated from the coding sequence TTGGGGGCGGCGGCTGCCGAATCTCATCGTCCCATCGCGCTTCGGTATCGTCAGCGTTCGCCTTATATAGAAAAAAAATGGGGTAAGCTTTCTGGAACCTGTGGAGATGTTGCCGTGGCGGCATTTAAAAAAGCGAAAATTGAAGTAACAGAAGTTGAGACACCATTTTTCAGACAGATCGCGCAGTTTGAAAGTGGCGAGCAAATTTGCTCGATTGCCTGGTTAAAAACCGTGAAGCGTGAACAAACTTTAAAGTTTTCAGAGCCCATTTGTGAAGATGGACCCTGGATTGTCGTGGGACACAAAGGCAGCGTTAAACCCACAACTCCTTCCGCGGAAGATCTGTTGAAAGATTCCAGTCTCAAGGTGCTGCGGCGTTCGCAGTTTTCGTTTGGCGAGGTGCTCGATAGTTTGATCGAGAAATACAAAACACCTTTGATTAGCGTTGAGAATTCGGACCTAAAACAGATTTTCGATATTATCCTTGCCGGGAGAGCGGATTATACTTTTTTGCCGGCGCGTGAGTTTGAACACCTGGTTGAAAAGCTTCAACTTCCAGAAAAGGAATTTGTGGTGCTAAGGCCCGATGACCTCAAAGGACCACATTATCGATATTTGATGTGCACAATGAGCGTGCCAGATGCAGTGATTAAGAAATTCAATAAAGCCATATCTAGTGCAAACTGA
- a CDS encoding alkaline phosphatase D family protein, which produces MEFLRRDFLKLGLTQAIAATVSVPALANGGHESFTSDGLPFQNVMRGTPSILQGVTDATRTQFSIQHHKGLNFNAVARDQTGNIWQPDKIEQITQTFSNYAITKVFFSNLRLGEIFFLDLLDAKDAVIERREFKMLDLSKPTLRYAIASCMDESRHEPKIWHNMFEQNPDIIFFVGDTVYCDKGSSEFKDGDPRRLWVRHSEARRILEVYYSKRLIPILATWDDHDFSGDDANSNSAEYIQASRANFLSFFAQGEGHVEGYAQGPGVSSVLRAGQHQFILMDDRSWRMKKESPDRYAHWGREQEEWALEMISSFDGITWIMNGSQIFPQMIYKESMSKHKGQFDGFMKALRATGKKVVFASGDVHFSEVSRIESAMLGYQTYEVTSSGLHSKCFPGIDIISKHERRMMITTKQNYVLIDSIYQSDRFAANVYCCSAQSKVNFTAQITV; this is translated from the coding sequence ATGGAGTTTCTTCGTCGTGACTTTTTGAAGTTAGGACTGACTCAAGCTATTGCCGCGACTGTCAGTGTACCTGCTTTGGCCAATGGGGGACATGAATCCTTCACGTCTGATGGATTGCCTTTTCAGAATGTGATGCGCGGAACGCCTTCAATTCTTCAAGGTGTAACGGATGCCACACGAACTCAATTCTCCATTCAGCATCATAAAGGTTTGAACTTTAATGCCGTGGCTCGCGATCAGACCGGAAACATCTGGCAACCCGATAAGATCGAACAGATCACCCAAACGTTTAGCAATTATGCGATTACGAAAGTCTTTTTCTCGAATCTTCGTCTGGGAGAGATTTTCTTTTTGGATTTGCTGGATGCAAAAGATGCGGTCATCGAGCGTCGCGAATTCAAAATGTTGGATTTAAGCAAACCGACTTTGCGCTATGCGATTGCCTCATGCATGGATGAAAGCCGCCATGAACCTAAAATCTGGCACAATATGTTTGAGCAGAATCCGGATATTATATTCTTTGTCGGAGATACGGTTTATTGCGACAAAGGAAGCAGTGAGTTCAAGGACGGCGACCCGCGCCGGTTGTGGGTTCGTCACAGCGAGGCCCGTCGCATACTGGAAGTATATTACTCAAAACGTCTGATTCCGATTTTGGCAACATGGGATGATCACGACTTCTCTGGGGATGATGCGAACTCTAACTCGGCAGAGTATATTCAAGCTTCACGGGCCAACTTCCTTTCCTTTTTTGCACAGGGCGAGGGACACGTTGAAGGTTATGCTCAAGGTCCGGGTGTTTCTTCGGTTCTGCGCGCAGGCCAGCATCAATTTATTCTGATGGATGATCGTAGCTGGAGAATGAAAAAAGAATCTCCGGATCGTTACGCGCACTGGGGACGTGAGCAAGAGGAATGGGCTTTGGAGATGATTTCATCATTTGATGGCATCACTTGGATTATGAATGGCAGCCAGATCTTTCCACAGATGATTTATAAGGAATCCATGTCCAAGCATAAGGGCCAGTTTGACGGCTTTATGAAAGCTTTGCGTGCGACCGGCAAGAAAGTCGTCTTCGCTTCGGGAGACGTTCATTTCAGCGAGGTTTCACGAATTGAATCAGCGATGTTGGGATACCAAACTTATGAAGTTACTTCGAGTGGTCTGCACTCCAAGTGCTTTCCGGGTATAGATATTATCTCTAAACATGAGCGTCGTATG